One genomic region from Calypte anna isolate BGI_N300 chromosome 17, bCalAnn1_v1.p, whole genome shotgun sequence encodes:
- the REXO4 gene encoding RNA exonuclease 4 isoform X2: MAKQKPPEPPAPGAAAPGKGKRKRRRRKLLKQKAKSSNDSLSRCQAHSKKKNPLKAGDGQEVPAIQGKGKGKVVKAKSSQKMDNGSSKDNPALPKSKKAAREKTLNSSKSNGKGCQEKKKNGNVLENGDVKHKRRKTEEHVEQQPKEAEIWFDDVDPKDIEAAIGPEAAKIARRKMGLETEESKKSVEQVLVKEKASEGLTRAIAMDCEMVGVGAKGEDSILARVSIVNQFGKCIYDKYVKPTEEVTDYRTAVSGIRPENINTGEDFTTVQKEVANILKGRILVGHALRNDLKVLLLDHPKKQIRDTQKYKPFRERVKSGRPSLKLLCERLLHVQVQTSEHCSIQDAQAAMRLYTLEKKRWEAALKNKSNNKKCKT, from the exons ATGGCGAAGCAGAAACCCCCAGAACCCCCGGCACCCGGCGCTGCGGCCCCCGGGAAGggcaagaggaagaggaggaggaggaag ctactgaaacaaaaggcaaaaagctCCAACGACTCCCTCTCCAGGTGCCAAGCACACAGCAAAAAGAAGAATCCACTGAAAGCAGGAGATGGGCAGGAGGTCCCAGCCATccaagggaaggggaaggggaaggtggTAAAGGCCAAATCCAGCCAGAAAATGGACAATGGTTCTTCTAAAGACAATCCTGCTCTGCCAAAATCCAAGAAGGCTGCAAGAGAGAAGACTTTAAATAGCAgcaaaagcaatggaaaaggctgccaagagaaaaagaaaaatgggaatgTTTTAGAGAATGGTGATGTGAAACATAAGAGGAGGAAAACTGAAGAACATGTGGAGCAGCAACCCAAAGA GGCTGAGATCTGGTTTGATGATGTTGACCCAAAAGACATTGAAGCAGCAATAGGACCTGAAGCAGCAAAAATTGCTAGAAGAAAGATGGGACTTGAAACAGAGGAATCCAAGAAGTCTGTGGAGCAGGTGCTGgttaaagaaaaagcttctgaaGG GCTGACAAGAGCCATAGCCATGGACTGTGAGATGGTGGGAGTGGGAGCCAAGGGTGAAGACAGCATCCTGGCTCGTGTGTCCATTGTCAACCAGTTTGGGAAGTGCATTTATGACAAATATGTCAAACCCACAGAGGAGGTGACAGATTACAGAACAGCTGTCAGTGGCATACGCCCTGAGAATATAAATACAG GTGAAGATTTTACAACAGTTCAGAAGGAGGTTGCCAACATCTTGAAGGGAAGGATTTTAGTTGGCCATGCTCTACGCAATGACCTGAAG GTCCTGCTTCTGGATCATCCTAAGAAGCAAATACGTGacacacaaaaatacaaacCCTTCAGAGAGAGAGTCAAG AGTGGGAGGCCCTCCCTGAAGCTGCTCTGTGAGAGGCTGCTGCATGTCCAGGTGCAGACATCAGAGCACTGCTCA atTCAGGATGCACAGGCAGCTATGAGACTGTACACCCTAGAGAAAAAGAGATGGGAAGCTGCTCTGAAGAACAAATCTAACAACAAGAAGTGTAAAACGTGA
- the REXO4 gene encoding RNA exonuclease 4 isoform X1 produces MAKQKPPEPPAPGAAAPGKGKRKRRRRKVRNGEEAAVGKGPGMAAAAPPRTPGEISCNWRALQELLKQKAKSSNDSLSRCQAHSKKKNPLKAGDGQEVPAIQGKGKGKVVKAKSSQKMDNGSSKDNPALPKSKKAAREKTLNSSKSNGKGCQEKKKNGNVLENGDVKHKRRKTEEHVEQQPKEAEIWFDDVDPKDIEAAIGPEAAKIARRKMGLETEESKKSVEQVLVKEKASEGLTRAIAMDCEMVGVGAKGEDSILARVSIVNQFGKCIYDKYVKPTEEVTDYRTAVSGIRPENINTGEDFTTVQKEVANILKGRILVGHALRNDLKVLLLDHPKKQIRDTQKYKPFRERVKSGRPSLKLLCERLLHVQVQTSEHCSIQDAQAAMRLYTLEKKRWEAALKNKSNNKKCKT; encoded by the exons ATGGCGAAGCAGAAACCCCCAGAACCCCCGGCACCCGGCGCTGCGGCCCCCGGGAAGggcaagaggaagaggaggaggaggaaggtccGGAACGGGGAAGAGGCGGCGGTGGGGAAAGGCCCCGGCATGGCGGCGGCTGCGCCTCCCCGAACCCCCGGGGAGATCTCCTGCAACTGGAGAGCGCTGCAGGAG ctactgaaacaaaaggcaaaaagctCCAACGACTCCCTCTCCAGGTGCCAAGCACACAGCAAAAAGAAGAATCCACTGAAAGCAGGAGATGGGCAGGAGGTCCCAGCCATccaagggaaggggaaggggaaggtggTAAAGGCCAAATCCAGCCAGAAAATGGACAATGGTTCTTCTAAAGACAATCCTGCTCTGCCAAAATCCAAGAAGGCTGCAAGAGAGAAGACTTTAAATAGCAgcaaaagcaatggaaaaggctgccaagagaaaaagaaaaatgggaatgTTTTAGAGAATGGTGATGTGAAACATAAGAGGAGGAAAACTGAAGAACATGTGGAGCAGCAACCCAAAGA GGCTGAGATCTGGTTTGATGATGTTGACCCAAAAGACATTGAAGCAGCAATAGGACCTGAAGCAGCAAAAATTGCTAGAAGAAAGATGGGACTTGAAACAGAGGAATCCAAGAAGTCTGTGGAGCAGGTGCTGgttaaagaaaaagcttctgaaGG GCTGACAAGAGCCATAGCCATGGACTGTGAGATGGTGGGAGTGGGAGCCAAGGGTGAAGACAGCATCCTGGCTCGTGTGTCCATTGTCAACCAGTTTGGGAAGTGCATTTATGACAAATATGTCAAACCCACAGAGGAGGTGACAGATTACAGAACAGCTGTCAGTGGCATACGCCCTGAGAATATAAATACAG GTGAAGATTTTACAACAGTTCAGAAGGAGGTTGCCAACATCTTGAAGGGAAGGATTTTAGTTGGCCATGCTCTACGCAATGACCTGAAG GTCCTGCTTCTGGATCATCCTAAGAAGCAAATACGTGacacacaaaaatacaaacCCTTCAGAGAGAGAGTCAAG AGTGGGAGGCCCTCCCTGAAGCTGCTCTGTGAGAGGCTGCTGCATGTCCAGGTGCAGACATCAGAGCACTGCTCA atTCAGGATGCACAGGCAGCTATGAGACTGTACACCCTAGAGAAAAAGAGATGGGAAGCTGCTCTGAAGAACAAATCTAACAACAAGAAGTGTAAAACGTGA